The Paenibacillus sp. RUD330 genome has a segment encoding these proteins:
- a CDS encoding sensor histidine kinase produces the protein MVVKLLRSGRLELISFFVLSTVVPWCVMYWIKQGWMHEASSGQLWLTGTLLCLIVSVGLGYWIGKRQQNRIDAVHLALKQAASGNLAARLPEGEGYSLAGAYREFNLMAETLERKLQVMQRQNEIRVLQQAASNEEAVLEERKRLARDLHDTVSQQLFAIHMSASSLPKLLEISPERAGDVMKQLITMSSHAQKQMRGFIAQLRPLELEGRSLEDALARWFPDYCRQNGLQGFLDWRVEEEVSEAKEHQLFLIVQEAMANVVKHAGAGSVTLSLSDTPSSLTLVLQDDGQGFRADQVRPGSYGLSTMQERAMQLGGDAAIISKPGGGTRIRVSLPKYGTEERGEQ, from the coding sequence GTGGTCGTAAAGCTGCTTAGAAGCGGCAGGCTGGAGCTGATATCGTTCTTCGTGCTCAGCACGGTCGTGCCATGGTGTGTCATGTACTGGATCAAGCAAGGATGGATGCACGAAGCGTCTTCCGGCCAGCTGTGGCTGACGGGCACGCTTCTGTGCCTGATTGTCAGCGTCGGCCTCGGATATTGGATCGGCAAGCGACAGCAGAACCGCATCGACGCCGTGCATCTGGCGCTCAAGCAGGCTGCGAGCGGCAATCTGGCGGCTCGTCTGCCGGAGGGGGAAGGGTACTCGCTGGCGGGAGCTTACCGCGAGTTCAACCTGATGGCCGAAACGCTGGAGAGGAAGCTCCAGGTCATGCAGCGGCAGAACGAGATCCGCGTGCTGCAGCAGGCGGCATCCAATGAGGAAGCCGTACTGGAGGAGCGCAAGCGGCTGGCCCGGGACCTGCATGATACCGTCAGCCAGCAGCTGTTCGCCATTCATATGTCGGCCTCTTCCCTGCCCAAGCTGCTCGAGATCAGTCCCGAGCGGGCCGGCGACGTCATGAAACAGCTCATCACGATGTCCTCTCATGCTCAGAAGCAGATGAGAGGTTTTATCGCGCAGCTGCGGCCGCTGGAGCTGGAGGGCCGCTCGCTCGAGGATGCTCTGGCGCGCTGGTTCCCGGATTACTGCAGGCAGAACGGCCTGCAGGGCTTCCTTGACTGGAGGGTCGAGGAAGAGGTTTCCGAGGCCAAGGAGCATCAGCTCTTCCTGATCGTGCAGGAAGCGATGGCCAACGTCGTGAAGCATGCGGGGGCCGGCAGCGTCACGCTCTCGTTGTCGGATACGCCGAGCAGCCTGACCTTGGTGCTGCAGGACGACGGCCAGGGCTTCCGGGCGGATCAGGTCCGTCCGGGCTCCTACGGCCTCTCGACGATGCAGGAGCGGGCGATGCAGCTGGGCGGAGATGCGGCCATCATCAGCAAGCCGGGAGGAGGCACGCGGATCCGCGTGTCCCTGCCGAAATACGGAACAGAGGAGCGAGGAGAACAATGA
- the liaF gene encoding cell wall-active antibiotics response protein LiaF codes for MKQTHICRVLGGLAIAAVGGLFILHQMGMLGFQHLDIGGFISRYWPLVPLLMGLSTLFSGGSLWAGAAMVLFGLVMLGRNMGFSYWSFGDAAQFLLPVVAIVFGLRMVFSRGGRRQRHEEPEDDGEWTSYTSYQGPVPPAPPLHPDPLHPDAGPGRPGEGGRPGKDGQPPYGGQGPAGNAAGGYEERGAGWSPEPDRPMDWKRAKHEFKQARREYRDAHRRHRHHGHGRGSHHHGRTEWWNTDPNAQTRSNFIGDIHLGHDYWDLVPLNISHFIGDTVLDLTRANIPAGETKITISSFIGDVKVFLPADSDVGIQVVSSAFIGDSKVLGRKEGGMFQHSDTQSPSFRESERKIKLVCSTFIGDVRVTKVG; via the coding sequence ATGAAACAAACCCATATATGCCGGGTCCTCGGAGGACTGGCCATAGCGGCAGTCGGCGGCCTGTTCATCCTCCACCAGATGGGGATGCTCGGCTTCCAGCATCTTGACATCGGAGGGTTCATCAGCCGGTATTGGCCGCTTGTTCCGCTCTTGATGGGGTTGTCCACGCTGTTCTCGGGAGGATCGCTCTGGGCCGGCGCGGCGATGGTGCTGTTCGGACTCGTGATGCTGGGGCGCAACATGGGATTTTCGTACTGGTCGTTCGGCGACGCGGCGCAGTTCCTGCTCCCTGTAGTCGCCATTGTGTTCGGACTGCGGATGGTGTTCTCGCGCGGCGGCCGCCGGCAGCGTCATGAAGAACCGGAAGACGACGGCGAATGGACCTCGTACACTTCCTATCAAGGTCCCGTTCCCCCGGCTCCTCCGCTGCATCCCGACCCGCTGCATCCGGATGCGGGACCCGGACGGCCGGGAGAGGGCGGAAGGCCCGGGAAGGACGGACAGCCGCCATATGGCGGCCAGGGTCCGGCCGGCAATGCCGCAGGCGGATACGAGGAGCGGGGGGCCGGCTGGTCTCCGGAGCCGGACCGGCCGATGGACTGGAAGCGGGCCAAGCATGAATTCAAGCAAGCCAGGCGCGAATACCGGGATGCGCATCGCCGCCACCGCCATCACGGCCATGGCCGCGGCAGCCATCATCATGGCCGCACGGAATGGTGGAACACGGATCCGAACGCTCAGACCCGCTCCAACTTCATCGGGGATATCCATCTCGGCCATGATTACTGGGATCTCGTTCCGCTCAACATCTCCCATTTCATCGGAGATACCGTGCTGGATCTGACCCGCGCGAACATTCCGGCGGGAGAGACGAAAATTACGATCAGCTCTTTTATCGGAGATGTGAAAGTATTCCTTCCCGCCGACTCGGATGTCGGCATCCAGGTCGTATCCAGCGCCTTCATCGGCGATTCCAAGGTGCTTGGACGCAAGGAAGGCGGGATGTTCCAGCATTCGGATACGCAGAGTCCGAGCTTCCGCGAATCGGAACGAAAGATCAAGCTGGTGTGCAGCACATTTATCGGAGATGTCCGGGTGACGAAGGTAGGGTGA
- a CDS encoding Lrp/AsnC family transcriptional regulator, whose product MKLPHLDDIDQQIVQLLLENGRMPYAKIGETLSLSRVAIQKRVESLLESGVLEHFTVRVNVAKLGRTVSAFFEVQVEPRCVDTVGQQLSEEMQVVNIYQMTGSSTLHVHALLRDENELEKFLYDKLYVLEGVVNVQTQLMIRKFKSASGLDV is encoded by the coding sequence ATGAAACTCCCCCATTTGGACGATATCGATCAACAGATTGTGCAGCTGCTCCTAGAGAACGGAAGGATGCCTTACGCCAAGATCGGGGAAACGCTGAGCCTCTCGCGCGTCGCCATCCAGAAGCGGGTCGAATCCCTGCTGGAGAGCGGCGTGCTTGAGCATTTCACGGTCCGGGTCAACGTGGCCAAGCTCGGCCGTACGGTATCCGCCTTCTTCGAGGTCCAGGTCGAGCCGCGCTGCGTCGACACCGTCGGGCAGCAGCTGTCGGAGGAGATGCAGGTCGTCAACATCTATCAGATGACCGGCTCCAGCACGCTGCATGTCCACGCCCTGCTGCGGGACGAGAACGAGCTCGAGAAGTTTTTGTACGACAAGCTTTACGTGCTGGAAGGGGTCGTCAATGTGCAGACCCAGCTTATGATCCGCAAATTCAAATCCGCCAGCGGCCTTGACGTTTAA
- a CDS encoding 3D domain-containing protein, protein MPTGFLLYRKSIHLLVAAAIVALVLDSGRVTVIADSESEAAPRKLEQKKNAETVPKRTGVRRSDPKAADKPAPPQPAVAQRSAPPGITDAASSAPEQPQQDGLAPVKSISVLATGYTAGIESTGKRPGHPLYGITRSGVKVMRGQVSTIAADTKVLPIGTLLFIPGYGYGVVADTGSKIKGKRIDLYFDTTRQVYKEWGKKQVTVQVIRYGSGKLDQRMLNRLNETVKAGGVQEPKKIKL, encoded by the coding sequence ATGCCCACAGGCTTTTTGTTGTACCGAAAATCCATCCATCTTCTCGTTGCCGCCGCGATCGTCGCCCTCGTCCTCGACTCGGGCCGCGTGACGGTCATAGCCGATTCGGAGTCCGAGGCCGCGCCTCGCAAGCTGGAGCAGAAAAAAAATGCTGAAACCGTTCCAAAGCGTACCGGCGTGCGTCGTTCCGATCCGAAAGCGGCGGACAAGCCGGCGCCGCCGCAGCCCGCTGTCGCACAACGGTCGGCGCCGCCTGGAATTACGGATGCGGCCTCGTCCGCGCCGGAGCAGCCGCAGCAGGACGGGCTGGCGCCGGTGAAGAGCATCTCGGTGCTGGCGACAGGGTATACGGCCGGAATCGAATCGACCGGCAAGAGGCCCGGACATCCGCTGTACGGCATTACCCGTTCAGGCGTCAAGGTCATGCGGGGGCAGGTGTCGACGATCGCCGCGGATACGAAGGTGCTTCCGATAGGGACGCTGCTCTTCATACCCGGATACGGGTATGGTGTCGTGGCGGACACGGGCTCCAAGATCAAGGGGAAGCGGATCGACCTTTACTTCGACACGACCCGCCAGGTCTACAAGGAGTGGGGAAAGAAACAGGTTACGGTGCAGGTGATCCGATACGGCTCCGGCAAGCTGGACCAGCGCATGCTGAACCGGCTGAACGAAACGGTGAAAGCCGGCGGCGTGCAGGAGCCGAAGAAAATCAAGCTATAA
- the thrS gene encoding threonine--tRNA ligase: MAIEIKLPDGAVRAYEPGATIEDVAGSISSGLRKNAVAGKLDGKVVDLNTEIKDGSLVEIVTLDSADGLEVYRHSTAHLMAQAIKRIYGEKTVKLGIGPVIEDGFYYDIDLEQSITPEDLEKIEKEMERIIKEDIPIRRREVSREEALATFEKMEDPLKLELIRDLPEGSVITIYDQGEFFDLCRGPHLPSTGKIKAFKLLSVAGAYWRGDSKNKMLQRIYGTAFPKKAQLDEHLHLLEEAKKRDHRKLGRELKMFTFSKEVGQGLPIWLPNGARVRRTLERYIVDLEEKLGYQHVYTPVLANVELYKTSGHWEHYSEDMFPKMVMDNEELVLRPMNCPHHMMVFKSDMRSYRDLPIRVAELGTMHRYEMSGALTGLHRVRAMTLNDAHIFCRPDQIKEEFARVVNLIRKVYEDFGIKEYRFRLSYRDPQDTEKYFQNDEMWEMSQRMLREVVEELGLPFFEAEGEAAFYGPKLDVQIKTALGKEETLSTAQLDFLLPERFELEYVGEDGKKHRPVVIHRGIISTMERMTAFLLENFAGALPLWLSPQQARVIPVSQVYEGYARQVEEQLLAAGIRAESDLRNEKLGYKIREAQLEKIPYMLIVGENEAGAGTVSVRKRGEGDIGAKPVTELAAELAEEIAQKTV, encoded by the coding sequence ATGGCAATCGAAATCAAGCTTCCCGACGGCGCGGTCCGTGCTTACGAGCCGGGAGCGACGATCGAGGACGTAGCGGGATCCATCAGCTCCGGACTGCGGAAAAACGCGGTGGCGGGCAAGCTGGACGGAAAAGTCGTGGATTTGAACACGGAGATCAAGGACGGATCGCTGGTCGAAATCGTCACGCTCGACTCGGCGGACGGACTGGAGGTATACCGTCACAGCACGGCCCATCTGATGGCTCAAGCGATCAAGCGCATCTATGGAGAGAAGACGGTCAAGCTGGGCATCGGTCCGGTCATTGAGGACGGCTTCTATTACGATATCGATCTGGAGCAGTCCATCACCCCTGAGGATCTGGAAAAGATCGAGAAGGAGATGGAGCGGATCATCAAGGAAGATATTCCGATCCGCCGCCGCGAGGTCAGCCGCGAAGAGGCTCTGGCGACATTCGAGAAGATGGAAGACCCGCTCAAGCTGGAGCTGATCCGCGACCTTCCGGAGGGCTCGGTCATCACCATCTACGACCAGGGCGAGTTTTTCGATCTGTGCCGGGGGCCGCATCTGCCGTCCACGGGCAAGATCAAGGCGTTCAAGCTGCTGAGCGTTGCCGGAGCCTACTGGCGCGGCGATTCCAAGAACAAGATGCTGCAGCGGATCTACGGTACCGCATTTCCGAAGAAGGCGCAGCTGGACGAGCATCTCCATCTGCTCGAAGAAGCCAAGAAGCGCGACCACCGCAAGCTCGGCCGCGAGCTGAAGATGTTCACGTTCTCCAAGGAAGTGGGACAAGGCTTGCCGATCTGGCTGCCCAACGGCGCACGCGTCCGCCGCACGCTGGAGCGCTATATCGTCGACCTGGAAGAGAAGCTCGGCTACCAGCATGTCTACACGCCGGTGTTGGCCAATGTCGAGCTGTACAAGACGAGCGGGCACTGGGAGCACTACAGCGAGGACATGTTCCCCAAGATGGTCATGGACAACGAGGAGCTCGTGCTGCGTCCGATGAACTGTCCCCACCACATGATGGTGTTCAAGAGCGACATGCGCAGCTACCGCGACCTGCCGATCCGCGTGGCGGAGCTCGGCACGATGCACCGCTACGAAATGTCCGGCGCCTTGACCGGATTGCATCGCGTCCGGGCCATGACTCTGAACGACGCGCATATCTTCTGCCGTCCCGATCAGATCAAGGAAGAATTCGCGCGTGTCGTCAACCTGATCCGCAAGGTTTACGAGGACTTCGGCATCAAGGAATACCGGTTCCGTCTCAGCTACCGGGATCCGCAGGATACGGAGAAGTACTTCCAGAACGACGAGATGTGGGAAATGTCGCAGCGCATGCTGCGCGAAGTCGTCGAGGAGCTCGGCCTGCCGTTCTTCGAGGCGGAGGGAGAGGCGGCCTTCTACGGTCCCAAGCTCGACGTGCAGATCAAGACGGCTCTCGGCAAGGAAGAGACGCTCTCTACCGCTCAGCTGGACTTCCTGCTTCCGGAACGCTTTGAGCTCGAGTATGTCGGCGAGGACGGCAAGAAGCATCGTCCGGTCGTCATCCACCGCGGCATCATCAGCACGATGGAGCGCATGACCGCATTCCTGCTGGAGAACTTCGCCGGCGCCCTGCCGCTCTGGCTGAGCCCACAGCAAGCGCGCGTCATTCCGGTATCCCAGGTGTACGAAGGTTACGCCCGCCAAGTCGAGGAGCAGCTGCTTGCGGCAGGCATCCGCGCCGAGAGCGACCTGCGCAACGAGAAGCTCGGCTACAAGATCCGCGAAGCCCAGCTGGAGAAGATTCCTTACATGCTGATCGTCGGCGAGAACGAAGCCGGAGCCGGCACGGTCTCGGTGCGCAAGCGCGGAGAAGGGGACATCGGGGCGAAGCCGGTAACCGAGCTTGCAGCGGAGCTTGCAGAGGAAATCGCCCAAAAAACCGTTTAA